In Acidobacteriota bacterium, the sequence AATTTCCGTATCAAACCGACTGTTAAACTGCCCATCCATCATGCATTTGTCGGCAGACTGATTGGCACCTTGTGGATTGATGCAATGGATAAGGTATTAGTGCGGATTGACGCGACTCCGGCTCCCGAATTTTCAATTAAAGCCTTGTTGCCAAATTCCGATGCCCCGGACGCGCAGTTGCTCTATGAACAGACGCGGGTTGCCGAAGGCGTCTGGTTGCCGACCTTGATTCGTCTGAATGCAGCGAGCAACAGCGCCATTTTTAACGGATTGAATTGGGATGTGAGCTTTGAATTTAACGATTACAAACGGTTCAAAGCGACGGCTGAGGATGTCAAATTGCAGGAAAAGAAAGAGCCATTGTGAACTGAATGGGCGTTGCCTTGTTATCGAAACGATTTGCCAAATTTCAAGGCAACGGGTTGCCTTACCTGTTAATTGCGCCAGCCACTGCGGTGTTGCTGGCGCTATCGATTTATCCGCTGATTTTCGCCATTAAAACCGGCTTCACCAATCAATCCGGCAACTGGACGATTGACAATTTCACGCGGTTGTTCACCGACCAGTTTTTTTTCGCGGCGCTGCTGCACACCATCATCTATGCCATTATTGCTTTGACGCTCGAATTTCTATTGGGCTTGGGGCTTGCCCTGCTACTTGATCGGAACTTGCGCGGGCGCGGCTTTTTTCGCGCCGTGATGCTCATTCCCATGATGTTGCCGCCGGTCGTGGTCGGCGTCGTCTGGCGATTGATGTACAACTCGGATTTCGGCGCGATCAACGGCACCTTGAAAAGTTTGGGCATCAATACGGATGCGCTGGTGTGGACAGCTTCACCGACATTCGCCTTGCTTTGTGTGATTGTCGTAGATGTGTGGCAATGGACGCCTTTTGTTTTTTTAGTTTTGCTTGCAGGATTGCAGGCAATTTCCCAGGAGCCATATGAAGCGGCGCGCATTGATGGCTCAAGCGCCTGGCAGACTTTTCGTTATATCACCTTGCCGCTTTTAAAACCTGCGATATTGATTGCGCTGCTACTCAGGACGATGGATTTATTGCGCGTTTTTGACCAGATTTTTATTTTGACCGAAGGCGGTCCGGGCTTTGCGACAGAGACCGTGAGTTTGTACATTTACCGCGCGGCATTTCGGTTTTTTGATTTCGGTTATGCGGCGGCGATGTCATTTGTGCTGTTGATTCTGACGAATATTATCAGTGTGATTTATATTCGTTTGTTGCAAAGACAAGAGAGCGCTTAGAAGCCTGTGTGATAACCCGCCCGCTAACACCGGCGGTACTGACCAACTTGCGGTCATCGTTCATCAGATAGTCATGAACTTATTTTCAAACAAACGATTATCACAGGGATTGAAGTATGGGCTGCTCAGCCTGGCATCGCTGGTTGCGCTTGCGCCGGTTTACTGGATGCTGACGATTTCGCTCAAGACCGAAGCCGACCAGTTCTCAAGCCCGCCGCAATGGTTCGCGTTCACGCCGACCTTGGCGCATTACCAGGATGCGTTCATCAATCGCTCATTCGGTCATTATCTGCTGACGAGCGCCATCGTGGCGGGGCTTTCAACCATACTGGCAATGCTTATTGGCACGCTTGCGGCTTACGCTTTAGCGCGCTTCGAGATGCGCTGGCAACTCAACCAACATCTGTCGTTGTGGATTCTTTCGACGCGCATGTTTCCGCCGATTGTCACGCTGGTGCCGCTGTTTTTGATGATGAATGATTTGCGCCTCATCAACACGCTCACCTCACTGGTGACGGTTTACACCGCGTTTAACCTGCCCTTCGTGGTCTGGATGATGCGCGGGTTTTTCAATGAAGTGCCGCGCGAAATGGAAGAAGCGGCGCTCGTGGATGGCGATTCGCGAATGGGGGCGCTGTGGCGCGTGATTTTGCCGATGGTGACACCGGGGCTTGCCGCCACAGCGGTCTTTTGCTTAATCATCTCGTGGAATGAATTTTTATTCGCCTTGGTGTTATCGCAAACCGAAGCCTCGATGACCTTGCCCATCGGCATCGCAGGGCGCGTCACCCAATATGAAACCAAATGGGGCGTGATGAGCGCGGCAGGCGTGGTGGCGATGATTCCGATTCTGGTATTTGCGCTCTCGGTTCAACGTTATCTGGTGCGTGGGTTGTCGCTCGGCGCTGTGAAAGGGTAATCGCTGAGCCTTGCAAACTTGTTTAAAAAATTATGCGAAAAATATTGATATTGCTTTTGGTCTTTCTCGCGCAGGCGTTCGGTTGTCTGGCTTTGGTCGCCGGAACGAATCAGACAACTTCCGTGCAACCGGGCGAAGCGGAAACCCTCGAAGTTCAAAAAATCGCCCGGGCATTTATGGCGCGTTTACAGGAAACCCGCGACCTTGCGCCGCTCTTGAAAGAATTTTACGCCGACGATTTCATCAAACGGCTGCTGCCAGCCGCGCCAAAATCTTCAAAGCAATTTGCAACGCTCGACTTCGCCAGTGAATTTCCAATCGGTCAAGCGGCGCTCAATCAGGCAAGCGTAAACGACTGGGAAACCTTATACGTGGGCTATCAAAATCTCCGGTATTACATGGTTTTAAGCATTGCGACGTTGCCGGAAAAACGCGGCGTTCCGGCAAAAACCGTATTTCCGCCTGAGGTTGAAAAGTTGCTCAAAACGCAGAGCCGTTTTGTAGAATCCGGCATTCACACGTTGAAAGATTTGCGCGCGCTGAATGATACGCTCAAGCAGGCAGGCGCGATAATGCGCCAACGATTAAAACAAAATCCGCCTGAACAAACGGCGCTTTACAAAGAGCGCATCGGGCAATTTTTAGAGCGTTACCCCGACATCATGAAAGTTTTTGCCCTCGTCAGTTCACAAACCGTTAGCGGATTTCCGCCACAAACGCGATTTTTTAACGTCATCACCGAAGCGCCGTTTTTTGAACTTAGGTTGGCGCAAACTCATCAGGGTATGAAAATCATTTTTGCAAGAATGTATCCATACAATTAAAAATTGCTTTAAACCCGGACATCAAGCATGAACGTTCAATTCGCCAATGTCACCAAAAAATTCGGGCAATCGCTTGCGGTTGATCATTTGAACCTGAAGATTGAGGATGGCGAATTCGTCGTCTTGCTGGGACCATCGGGTTGCGGCAAATCAACGACCTTGAGAATGCTTGCGGGACTTGAACAAGCGGATACGGGCGATATTTTCATTGGCAATGAACGCATCAATGAGGTGCCGACACAGGAACGCGATATTGCGATGGTTTTTCAAAGCTACGCGCTCTATCCGCATATGAGCGTCGCGGAAAACATCGCGTATCCCTTGAGGGTCAGAAAGACCGGGCGCGCAGAAATCGAACAGCGGGTTTTGCGAGTTGCCCGAATGCTTGACATTGACTCGTTACTTGAGCGTAAACCGAAAGCCTTATCGGGCGGCGAACGTCAACGGGTGGCGCTCGCCCGCGCAGTGATTCGCGAACCGCGCGTCTATTTGATGGATGAGCCGCTATCGAATCTCGATGCGAAATTGCGCGTGCATATGCGCGGCGAGTTAAAACGTCTGCAACACGATTTGGGGACGACGACGA encodes:
- a CDS encoding ABC transporter ATP-binding protein, with product MNVQFANVTKKFGQSLAVDHLNLKIEDGEFVVLLGPSGCGKSTTLRMLAGLEQADTGDIFIGNERINEVPTQERDIAMVFQSYALYPHMSVAENIAYPLRVRKTGRAEIEQRVLRVARMLDIDSLLERKPKALSGGERQRVALARAVIREPRVYLMDEPLSNLDAKLRVHMRGELKRLQHDLGTTTIYVTHDQAEAMTLAHRVAIMRSGKLQQFDTPMTIYNRPANRFVAEFVGSPAMNFLEGRVDFSARRFIANGLTLALAESQLERLQARERAVLGIRPEYLGVSLSEQAGAMAAKIYVTELMGNETIVFLQTGDEKLIARAPADFRADIGATVWITLAIEKADFFDSTTGEALR
- a CDS encoding carbohydrate ABC transporter permease, with product MNLFSNKRLSQGLKYGLLSLASLVALAPVYWMLTISLKTEADQFSSPPQWFAFTPTLAHYQDAFINRSFGHYLLTSAIVAGLSTILAMLIGTLAAYALARFEMRWQLNQHLSLWILSTRMFPPIVTLVPLFLMMNDLRLINTLTSLVTVYTAFNLPFVVWMMRGFFNEVPREMEEAALVDGDSRMGALWRVILPMVTPGLAATAVFCLIISWNEFLFALVLSQTEASMTLPIGIAGRVTQYETKWGVMSAAGVVAMIPILVFALSVQRYLVRGLSLGAVKG
- a CDS encoding sugar ABC transporter permease, whose translation is MGVALLSKRFAKFQGNGLPYLLIAPATAVLLALSIYPLIFAIKTGFTNQSGNWTIDNFTRLFTDQFFFAALLHTIIYAIIALTLEFLLGLGLALLLDRNLRGRGFFRAVMLIPMMLPPVVVGVVWRLMYNSDFGAINGTLKSLGINTDALVWTASPTFALLCVIVVDVWQWTPFVFLVLLAGLQAISQEPYEAARIDGSSAWQTFRYITLPLLKPAILIALLLRTMDLLRVFDQIFILTEGGPGFATETVSLYIYRAAFRFFDFGYAAAMSFVLLILTNIISVIYIRLLQRQESA